One genomic segment of Bacteroides caccae includes these proteins:
- a CDS encoding GNAT family N-acetyltransferase, translating into MIIKPIKIADIDIVAQVAAECFADDHFYASLHSDREQRKELLKKLFIESIHICILHGHAYFYESKGECIAFALWFNYNRLKKLDIKAFNHIFTSTDNHLEGKLKEELHSIENILNGSREYFYLLAIGVTPSHRRQGIATTLVRKMLDTYPQYNLFADVSNQRSLKIYEQLGFEILEKSGSCTFIRLLSQQKDYCIPEDNNIYLAIPNTCSAESFFNKKVKSQPITLPYMEVIETGCPFFRQSLYQSCPARLIKISYIELLRYQRFINILNFQEIELTIDNTSCLVYVYSGHDERNIIYNNEIHHSLYCKQCEWSIVPDVYISVPILYNNIDKLIQTHNQHDEFTINRVLTSLDFRTTYEAGIPVKDLDSRCFKYRIHRFYLGKVTVQIQSEDQISFNGLANKINIGTPVEIGLIISVDEMTQCGVLHLISLSCGLPITQLLDSVSRNQINIIKATSQSENFYQYIKNEFDLEKKGTAKSFITIPQKREEIGNDLLASMLFCETLYEDNESIGKVADKEIVQKLVSPTGIAQYNYACVFAHTNIVMQISDTLQGSVTERIIKESITLFYIELILFEEAAIYIADDRIVNFLTQLDQYSPNQVLKNINLIISNHVRTIEFWDIQMNYPSSKKSVDDIRRAFKIRKEQEKIECNKAQLLTIHQIRSAIVDRTEASILSAAGIILTVISVIDIITDTSKSPILSVVALLVGILLLIKRSIFQRIISVSRIK; encoded by the coding sequence ATGATAATTAAACCTATAAAAATAGCAGATATAGACATTGTTGCCCAAGTAGCTGCCGAATGTTTTGCCGACGATCATTTTTATGCTAGCCTACATAGTGACAGGGAACAAAGAAAAGAACTTCTCAAGAAACTTTTTATAGAAAGTATCCATATTTGTATCCTTCATGGACATGCTTATTTTTATGAATCAAAAGGAGAATGCATAGCTTTTGCATTATGGTTTAATTATAACCGGCTCAAAAAATTAGACATTAAAGCATTTAATCATATATTTACTTCTACAGACAACCATTTAGAAGGTAAACTCAAAGAAGAATTACATTCCATTGAAAATATCTTAAATGGCAGTCGTGAATACTTTTATTTACTCGCTATCGGAGTAACGCCTTCTCATCGAAGACAGGGTATAGCCACAACATTAGTTAGAAAAATGTTAGATACATATCCTCAATACAATTTATTCGCAGATGTTTCCAATCAACGTTCTCTTAAAATATATGAACAATTAGGGTTCGAAATTCTGGAAAAGTCAGGAAGCTGTACTTTTATCCGTTTACTTAGTCAACAAAAAGACTACTGTATACCAGAAGATAATAATATTTATCTAGCAATACCAAATACTTGCTCTGCAGAATCATTTTTCAACAAGAAAGTCAAATCCCAGCCAATCACTTTGCCATATATGGAAGTGATAGAAACAGGTTGTCCTTTCTTTCGCCAGTCTCTTTATCAGTCTTGTCCCGCTCGACTAATAAAAATTAGTTATATTGAATTACTGCGTTATCAGCGTTTTATCAATATTCTCAATTTTCAGGAAATAGAATTAACGATTGACAATACTTCATGCTTAGTATATGTTTATTCCGGGCATGATGAGAGAAACATTATATACAATAACGAGATACATCATTCACTTTACTGTAAACAATGTGAATGGTCAATCGTCCCAGATGTATATATATCTGTTCCTATTCTTTATAACAATATAGACAAACTTATTCAGACTCACAATCAGCATGATGAATTTACAATTAACCGGGTATTAACATCATTAGACTTTCGAACAACATACGAAGCCGGCATACCTGTCAAAGACCTTGACAGCAGATGCTTCAAATATAGAATTCACCGTTTCTATTTAGGAAAAGTTACAGTACAGATCCAATCCGAGGATCAGATTTCATTTAACGGACTAGCCAACAAAATAAATATTGGTACACCTGTAGAAATCGGATTAATTATTTCCGTTGATGAAATGACCCAATGCGGTGTTTTACACCTTATTTCTTTATCATGCGGATTGCCAATCACCCAGTTATTGGATTCTGTTTCTAGAAATCAAATCAATATCATAAAGGCTACTTCTCAATCTGAGAATTTTTACCAATATATTAAAAATGAATTTGATCTTGAAAAAAAAGGTACAGCTAAAAGTTTTATTACCATTCCTCAAAAAAGGGAAGAAATTGGTAATGACTTATTAGCTTCCATGTTATTTTGTGAAACACTCTATGAAGACAATGAGTCTATCGGAAAAGTGGCAGATAAAGAAATTGTTCAGAAATTAGTATCACCGACCGGAATTGCTCAATATAACTATGCATGCGTTTTTGCCCATACTAACATAGTAATGCAAATTTCCGACACTCTGCAAGGAAGTGTTACCGAACGAATTATAAAAGAATCTATCACTCTTTTTTACATAGAACTAATTCTTTTTGAAGAAGCTGCCATCTATATAGCTGATGACAGAATTGTCAACTTCCTTACTCAACTTGATCAATACAGTCCTAACCAAGTATTAAAGAATATCAATCTTATTATCAGTAACCACGTACGCACTATTGAATTTTGGGATATACAAATGAATTACCCTTCCTCGAAAAAGTCCGTTGACGACATACGTAGAGCCTTTAAAATCAGAAAGGAGCAAGAAAAGATTGAATGTAATAAAGCACAGTTATTAACTATTCATCAAATTAGAAGCGCTATTGTAGATCGTACCGAAGCCTCCATATTATCTGCTGCCGGTATTATACTAACCGTCATTTCTGTCATAGATATAATAACCGACACATCCAAAAGTCCGATATTATCAGTCGTAGCCTTACTTGTTGGTATATTATTATTGATTAAACGTTCTATTTTTCAAAGAATAATTTCAGTGTCTCGCATCAAATAA
- a CDS encoding DUF2156 domain-containing protein has protein sequence MLDFQPITIESFHDILPYLKQQTYRTCDFTIGGIYMWIDYFQYEYCIADDLLFIKGYAENENKKLSFTIPIGASSLSHGISLLKEYCDNHHLPLFLSAVPEEGKRQIEMLFSCQSTPLPDWSDYLYDQKDLSILPGRRFNKKRNRVNKFYKEYTNISYEPITINNIEAVKQFFREFYSINQKESLYFAYEEEMVNQVLNNYFKLNFTGGILKAEGCIIGFSIGEIINDTLFVHIEKALKQYSGAYETINFLFAQNAITPEVLYINREEDVGDVGLRKAKLSYNPIHILTKYNIIL, from the coding sequence ATGTTAGACTTTCAACCAATCACAATAGAATCTTTCCACGATATTCTCCCATACCTAAAACAACAAACGTACAGAACTTGTGACTTTACAATAGGAGGTATATATATGTGGATTGATTATTTCCAATATGAATATTGTATTGCTGATGATTTACTATTCATCAAAGGATATGCTGAAAATGAAAACAAGAAACTATCTTTTACTATACCTATCGGAGCTTCCTCTTTGTCACATGGTATCTCACTGCTAAAGGAATATTGTGACAATCATCATTTACCGCTATTTTTATCGGCAGTTCCTGAAGAAGGTAAAAGACAAATAGAAATGCTATTTTCATGTCAGTCTACGCCTCTACCTGATTGGAGTGACTATTTATATGACCAGAAAGACTTGTCCATTTTACCAGGCCGAAGATTTAACAAAAAGAGGAATCGAGTTAATAAATTCTACAAAGAATACACTAACATCAGCTATGAACCGATCACGATAAACAATATAGAAGCAGTAAAACAGTTTTTTCGCGAATTTTATAGTATAAATCAAAAAGAAAGTCTTTATTTTGCATATGAGGAAGAGATGGTCAATCAAGTACTCAACAACTATTTTAAGTTGAACTTTACGGGTGGGATATTAAAAGCTGAAGGTTGCATTATCGGATTCAGTATAGGCGAAATAATCAATGATACGTTATTCGTCCATATCGAGAAGGCACTCAAACAATATTCCGGAGCATACGAAACTATCAATTTTTTGTTCGCTCAAAATGCTATCACACCTGAAGTTCTTTATATCAATAGAGAAGAAGATGTCGGAGATGTCGGTTTGAGAAAGGCTAAATTGTCCTATAACCCGATCCATATATTGACAAAGTATAATATCATTTTATAA
- a CDS encoding LrgB family protein translates to MSFLENDFFLLAVTFGIFFFAKLLQKKTGLVLLNPILLTIAVLIIFLKMTHISYETYNKGGHLIEFWLRPAVVALGVPLYLQLEMIKKQLLPILLSQLAGCIVGVISVVLIAKLMRASQEVILSLAPKSVTTPIAMEVTKAIGGIPSLTAAVVVAVGLLGAICGFKTMKIMHVGSPIAQGLSMGTAAHAVGTSTAMDISSKYGAYASLGLTLNGIFTALLTPTILRLLGVL, encoded by the coding sequence ATGAGCTTTTTAGAAAATGACTTTTTCCTGTTAGCTGTCACTTTCGGGATTTTCTTCTTCGCCAAACTACTCCAGAAGAAAACAGGACTGGTATTGCTAAACCCGATATTACTTACAATCGCAGTGCTTATTATTTTTCTTAAAATGACACATATCTCTTATGAGACTTACAACAAAGGCGGACATCTTATCGAATTTTGGTTACGTCCGGCAGTTGTAGCTTTAGGTGTGCCCTTATATCTTCAGTTGGAAATGATAAAGAAACAACTTTTACCGATTCTTCTGTCCCAACTGGCAGGATGTATTGTCGGAGTTATTTCAGTAGTGCTGATAGCCAAACTCATGAGAGCTTCGCAGGAGGTTATTCTTTCACTGGCTCCAAAATCCGTCACTACGCCGATTGCCATGGAAGTAACCAAAGCTATCGGAGGTATTCCGTCACTCACTGCGGCTGTCGTGGTTGCAGTAGGCTTACTAGGCGCTATTTGCGGTTTTAAAACGATGAAAATCATGCATGTAGGTAGCCCGATAGCACAAGGTCTCTCAATGGGAACGGCTGCACATGCGGTCGGAACCTCCACTGCAATGGATATCAGTAGTAAATATGGAGCGTATGCCAGCTTGGGCCTAACCTTGAATGGAATATTCACAGCATTACTGACACCTACTATCCTTCGATTATTGGGTGTTTTGTAA
- a CDS encoding CidA/LrgA family protein: MIRQCAILFGCLALGELIVYLTGIKLPSSIIGMLLLTLFLKLGWIKLHWVQGLSDFLVANLGFFFVPPGVALMLYFDVIAAEFWPIVIATIVSTALVLVVTGWVHQIVRKFRLARQIKLARKLHLPDLHLSDRLRLKDKINLMNKDK; encoded by the coding sequence ATGATACGTCAGTGCGCCATTTTATTTGGCTGTTTGGCTTTGGGTGAATTAATAGTTTATCTTACAGGCATCAAACTTCCCTCCAGCATCATAGGCATGCTGCTGCTCACCCTTTTTTTGAAATTAGGTTGGATTAAACTACACTGGGTGCAGGGCTTATCCGACTTTCTGGTAGCTAACTTAGGTTTCTTTTTCGTTCCGCCCGGAGTGGCGCTTATGCTATATTTTGATGTAATTGCTGCCGAATTCTGGCCGATAGTGATAGCAACAATTGTCAGTACCGCCCTTGTGCTAGTCGTTACGGGTTGGGTACACCAGATTGTTCGTAAGTTCAGGCTGGCGCGCCAAATAAAACTGGCGCGTAAACTTCATTTACCGGATCTCCATCTATCGGACAGACTTCGTTTAAAAGATAAAATCAACTTAATGAATAAAGACAAATGA
- the pta gene encoding phosphate acetyltransferase, whose translation MLNLINQIVARAKANRQRIVLPEGTEERTLKAANQILTDEVADLILLGKPAEIIELAVKWGLGNIGKATIIDPETSPKHEEYAQLLCELRKKKGMTIEEARKLTNDPLFYGCLMIKSGDADGQLAGARNTTGNVLRPALQIIKTAPGITCVSGAMLLLTHAPEYGKNGILVMGDVAVTPVPDANQLAQIAVCTAQTAKAVAGIENPKVALLSFSTKGSAKHEVVDKVVEATKIAKEMAPTLDLDGEMQADAALVPEVGASKAPGSDVAGQANVLIVPSLEVGNISYKLVQRLGHADAIGPILQGIACPVNDLSRGCSIEDVYRMIAITANQAIAAKANK comes from the coding sequence ATGCTCAATTTAATCAACCAAATCGTGGCGCGTGCGAAAGCAAACCGCCAGCGTATTGTTCTTCCTGAAGGAACTGAAGAACGCACATTAAAAGCTGCCAATCAGATTTTGACAGATGAAGTTGCTGACCTTATTCTACTGGGTAAACCGGCAGAAATCATCGAACTTGCTGTAAAATGGGGATTGGGCAACATTGGTAAAGCTACTATTATTGATCCTGAGACTTCTCCGAAACACGAAGAATATGCACAATTGCTGTGTGAACTTCGTAAAAAGAAAGGAATGACTATTGAAGAAGCTCGTAAGTTGACGAATGATCCTTTGTTCTATGGTTGTTTAATGATTAAGAGCGGTGATGCTGATGGCCAGTTGGCTGGTGCACGCAACACTACTGGTAATGTATTGCGTCCTGCTTTGCAGATTATCAAGACAGCGCCCGGAATCACTTGTGTATCAGGTGCAATGTTGTTGCTAACTCACGCTCCTGAATATGGAAAGAATGGAATTTTGGTAATGGGCGATGTTGCTGTTACTCCGGTACCGGATGCTAACCAGTTAGCTCAGATTGCTGTGTGCACAGCTCAAACAGCTAAAGCTGTGGCAGGTATCGAAAATCCGAAAGTTGCCCTGTTGAGCTTCTCTACGAAGGGTTCTGCAAAACATGAAGTGGTAGACAAAGTCGTGGAAGCTACGAAGATCGCTAAAGAAATGGCTCCGACTCTCGACTTGGATGGTGAAATGCAGGCAGATGCTGCTCTTGTTCCTGAAGTGGGTGCAAGTAAGGCTCCGGGTTCAGACGTAGCCGGACAGGCAAACGTTCTGATTGTTCCGAGCTTGGAAGTAGGAAATATTTCTTATAAACTGGTACAACGTTTGGGACATGCTGACGCTATCGGCCCGATTCTCCAGGGAATTGCTTGCCCGGTGAACGACCTGTCACGCGGTTGCTCTATCGAAGACGTTTACCGTATGATTGCTATCACTGCTAATCAAGCTATTGCAGCAAAAGCTAACAAATAA
- a CDS encoding acetate kinase: MKILVLNCGSSSIKYKLFDMTTKEVIAQGGIEKIGLKGSFLKLTLPNGEKKILEKDIPEHTVGVEFILNTLISPEYGAIKSLDEINAVGHRMVHGGERFSESVLLNKEVLEAFTACNDLAPLHNPANLKGVNAVSAILPNIPQVGVFDTAFHQTMPDYAYMYAIPYELYEKYGVRRYGFHGTSHRYVSKRVCEFLGVNPEGKKIITCHIGNGGSIAAIKDGKCIDTTMGLTPLEGLMMGTRSGDIDAGAVTFIMEKEGLNTTGVSNLLNKKSGVLGISGVSSDMRELLAACAAGNEKAILAEKMYYYRIKKYIGAYAAALGGVDIILFTGGVGENQMECRREVCKDMEFMGIELDNDVNAKVRGEEAVISTPASKVKVVVIPTDEELLIASDTMDILNK, translated from the coding sequence ATGAAGATTTTAGTATTGAACTGTGGTAGTTCATCTATTAAATACAAATTGTTCGACATGACCACCAAAGAGGTAATTGCTCAAGGTGGTATTGAAAAAATCGGTCTGAAGGGTTCATTCCTGAAATTGACTTTGCCGAATGGTGAAAAGAAAATCCTGGAAAAAGATATTCCGGAGCATACAGTGGGTGTGGAGTTTATCCTGAATACATTGATTAGCCCTGAATATGGAGCTATCAAGTCATTGGATGAAATCAATGCCGTAGGTCATCGTATGGTACACGGGGGAGAACGTTTCAGCGAATCTGTATTGCTGAATAAAGAGGTATTGGAAGCATTTACTGCTTGTAACGACTTGGCTCCACTTCACAATCCTGCCAACTTGAAAGGAGTAAACGCAGTTTCCGCTATTCTTCCTAATATTCCGCAGGTAGGCGTATTTGACACAGCTTTCCACCAGACTATGCCGGATTATGCTTACATGTATGCTATCCCTTACGAATTGTACGAGAAATATGGTGTACGTCGTTATGGCTTTCACGGAACTTCTCACCGTTATGTATCAAAACGTGTGTGTGAATTTCTGGGTGTGAATCCGGAAGGAAAGAAAATTATCACTTGCCACATCGGTAATGGCGGCTCTATTGCTGCTATCAAAGACGGTAAATGTATTGATACTACAATGGGACTGACTCCATTGGAAGGTTTGATGATGGGAACTCGTAGTGGTGATATTGACGCCGGTGCAGTGACATTTATCATGGAAAAGGAAGGCTTGAATACAACAGGAGTTTCTAATTTGCTGAATAAGAAGAGCGGTGTATTGGGTATTTCCGGAGTATCAAGCGATATGCGTGAATTATTGGCTGCTTGTGCTGCCGGTAATGAAAAAGCAATTCTGGCTGAGAAGATGTACTATTATCGTATCAAGAAATACATTGGTGCTTATGCTGCTGCATTAGGTGGTGTGGATATCATCTTGTTTACAGGTGGTGTAGGTGAGAACCAGATGGAATGTCGTCGTGAAGTTTGTAAAGACATGGAATTCATGGGTATCGAACTTGATAATGACGTGAATGCTAAGGTTCGCGGTGAGGAAGCAGTCATTTCTACTCCTGCTTCTAAGGTAAAAGTGGTAGTGATTCCGACAGATGAAGAATTGCTGATTGCTTCGGATACAATGGATATTCTGAATAAGTAA
- a CDS encoding glycosyltransferase produces MRYSVIIPVYNRPDEVDELLQSLTAQYFKDFEVVVVEDGSSIPCKEVTDRYIDRLNIKYFSKPNSGPGQTRNYGAERSEGEYLIILDSDVILPERYFDAIEAELLASPADAFGGPDRAHDSFTDIQKAINYSMTSFFTTGGIRGGKKKMDKFYPRSFNMGVRRTVYETLGGFSKMRFGEDIDFSIRIFKGGYTCRLFPDAWVYHKRRTDLKKFFKQVHNSGIARINLYKKYPDSLKLVHLLPAVFTLGVAVLLLGTPFCLFSFTPILLYALLVCIDSTIQNKSLSIGIYSIAAAFIQLIGYGTGFWRAWWQRCIRGKDEFEAFQKNFYK; encoded by the coding sequence ATGCGTTACTCTGTCATAATCCCCGTTTACAATCGTCCCGATGAAGTGGATGAACTATTACAAAGTCTCACGGCACAGTACTTTAAAGATTTTGAAGTTGTTGTAGTGGAAGACGGTTCTTCCATTCCCTGCAAAGAAGTAACAGACCGCTATATTGACCGGTTGAATATCAAATATTTCTCTAAGCCAAATTCAGGACCGGGGCAAACACGTAACTACGGAGCGGAACGCAGCGAGGGTGAATACCTTATTATACTGGATTCTGATGTGATTCTCCCCGAGAGATATTTCGATGCCATCGAGGCGGAACTTCTCGCTTCTCCTGCCGATGCTTTCGGAGGTCCCGACCGCGCACACGATTCCTTTACGGATATCCAGAAAGCGATTAATTATTCCATGACTTCTTTTTTCACAACGGGAGGTATTCGTGGCGGAAAAAAGAAAATGGATAAATTCTATCCCCGTAGTTTCAATATGGGGGTACGTCGGACGGTGTATGAAACCTTGGGAGGATTCTCAAAGATGCGTTTCGGCGAGGATATTGATTTCAGCATCCGTATTTTTAAAGGTGGTTATACCTGTCGCCTTTTTCCGGATGCCTGGGTATATCACAAGCGCCGGACAGACTTGAAGAAATTCTTCAAACAAGTGCACAACTCCGGTATTGCCCGTATCAATCTTTACAAGAAGTACCCTGATTCGTTGAAACTGGTGCATCTGCTCCCGGCGGTCTTTACATTAGGAGTAGCTGTTTTATTATTGGGGACACCGTTTTGTCTGTTTAGTTTCACGCCTATTCTTCTTTATGCACTGTTGGTCTGCATAGACTCGACGATTCAAAATAAGAGTTTAAGTATCGGAATATATTCCATTGCTGCCGCATTTATTCAGCTTATAGGCTACGGTACAGGTTTCTGGCGTGCATGGTGGCAACGTTGCATCAGAGGAAAAGATGAGTTTGAAGCATTTCAAAAGAACTTTTATAAGTAA
- the radC gene encoding RadC family protein yields MENKHKLSINQWAPEDRPREKMIEKGAAALSDAELLAILIGSGNTEESAVELMRRLLLSCDNNLNTLAKWEVCDYSRFKGMGPAKSITVMAALELGKRRKLQNIRERLRITCSKDIYEIFQPLMCDLAQEEFWVLLLNQATKLIDKIRISSGGIDGTYADVRSILREALMQRATQIAVVHNHPSGNIQPSQPDRTLTEHIRKAADTMNIRLIDHVIVCEDGFYSFADEGLL; encoded by the coding sequence ATGGAAAACAAACACAAGTTATCTATCAACCAATGGGCACCGGAGGATCGTCCGCGGGAGAAAATGATAGAGAAGGGAGCAGCCGCATTGAGTGACGCCGAACTACTCGCTATATTAATAGGCTCCGGGAATACGGAAGAAAGCGCTGTCGAACTGATGCGACGCCTGCTTTTGTCCTGTGATAATAACCTGAATACTTTGGCGAAGTGGGAAGTGTGCGACTATTCCCGTTTTAAAGGAATGGGACCGGCAAAGAGCATTACGGTTATGGCCGCCCTTGAATTAGGCAAGCGGCGGAAATTGCAAAACATCAGAGAGAGACTTCGGATCACCTGCTCAAAAGATATCTACGAGATTTTTCAACCACTAATGTGCGACCTGGCGCAAGAAGAGTTCTGGGTACTGTTGTTGAATCAGGCAACGAAACTGATTGATAAGATACGTATCAGTTCCGGCGGTATAGACGGTACTTATGCCGATGTGCGTTCCATTCTTCGGGAAGCATTGATGCAAAGGGCTACACAAATAGCTGTGGTGCACAATCACCCTTCCGGAAATATTCAGCCTAGCCAGCCTGACAGGACATTGACGGAACATATCCGTAAAGCGGCGGATACGATGAATATTCGCCTGATAGACCATGTCATAGTCTGTGAGGACGGCTTTTACAGCTTTGCAGATGAAGGGCTGCTCTGA
- a CDS encoding metal-sulfur cluster assembly factor encodes MEKFEIEEKIVAMLKTVYDPEIPVNVYDLGLIYKIDVSDNGEVVLDMTLTAPNCPAADFIMEDIRQKIESVEGVNSATINLVFEPEWDKDMMSEEAKLELGFL; translated from the coding sequence ATGGAAAAGTTTGAAATAGAAGAAAAGATTGTAGCCATGCTAAAAACTGTGTACGATCCGGAAATCCCGGTGAATGTATACGATCTTGGGCTGATCTATAAGATAGATGTCTCTGATAATGGGGAAGTGGTGCTGGATATGACACTGACAGCACCGAACTGTCCAGCCGCTGATTTTATCATGGAAGATATTCGCCAGAAGATAGAATCTGTGGAAGGAGTGAACTCGGCTACCATTAATCTGGTGTTTGAACCGGAATGGGATAAGGATATGATGAGTGAGGAGGCTAAACTGGAACTGGGTTTTTTATGA
- a CDS encoding UDP-2,3-diacylglucosamine diphosphatase, which yields MKNVYFLSDAHLGSRAIEHGRTQERRLVNFLDSIKHKAAAVYLLGDMFDFWYEFRLVVPKGYTRFLGKISELTDMGVEVHFFTGNHDIWCGDYLTKECGVIMHREPLTTEIYGKEFYLAHGDGLGDPDKKFKLLRSMFHSKTLQTLFSALHPRWSVELGLTWAKHSRQKRADGKEPDYMGENQEHLVLYTKEYLKSHPNINFFIYGHRHIELDLMLSTTSRVLILGDWINYFSYAVFDGENLFLEDYIEGETQA from the coding sequence ATGAAGAATGTCTATTTCCTTTCCGATGCACATCTTGGTTCCCGTGCTATTGAACATGGGCGTACACAGGAACGGCGTTTGGTGAATTTTCTTGATAGTATAAAGCACAAGGCAGCTGCCGTTTATCTGCTGGGAGATATGTTCGACTTCTGGTATGAATTCCGGTTGGTCGTACCTAAGGGTTACACCCGTTTCCTGGGGAAAATTTCCGAGCTGACGGATATGGGAGTAGAAGTACATTTCTTTACCGGTAACCATGATATTTGGTGCGGAGATTATCTTACCAAAGAGTGTGGTGTCATTATGCACCGTGAACCATTGACTACTGAGATCTATGGAAAAGAGTTCTATCTTGCTCATGGTGACGGACTTGGTGACCCGGATAAAAAGTTCAAATTACTTCGTTCCATGTTTCACAGCAAAACATTGCAGACCCTATTTTCCGCCCTTCATCCTCGTTGGAGTGTGGAATTGGGATTGACATGGGCAAAACACAGCCGACAGAAACGGGCTGACGGAAAGGAACCGGATTATATGGGAGAAAACCAGGAACATCTGGTACTATATACGAAGGAGTATCTGAAAAGTCATCCTAATATCAACTTCTTTATTTATGGTCATCGTCACATTGAACTGGATCTGATGTTGAGTACCACTTCACGCGTGTTGATTCTTGGGGACTGGATTAATTATTTTTCATATGCAGTATTCGACGGCGAAAACCTTTTCCTTGAAGATTATATAGAAGGAGAGACACAAGCTTAG
- a CDS encoding alkaline phosphatase has translation MKKLIYTLFFVLISVVANGQAKYVFYFIGDGMGVNQVNGTEMFQAELQNGRIGVEPLLFTQFPVATMATTFSATNSVTDSAAAGTALATGKKTYNHAISVNEEKNAIQTVAEKAKKAGKKVGITTSVSVDHATPAAFYAHQPDRNMYYEIALDLPKANFDFYAGGGFLKPTTTFDNKKAPSIFPIFEEAGYTVARGYNDYKAKSQNAEKMILIQEEGANPSCLPYAIDRKDNDLTLAQITESAIDFLTKGKNKGFFLMVEGGKIDWACHANDAATVFNEVKDMDNAIKVAYEFYKKHPKETLIVVTADHETGGIVLGTGKYALNLKALQHQKHSADGLSKRISELRKSKGNKVTWEDMKIFLGEEMGFWKQFPISWEQEKKLRDEFEKSFIKNKVVFAESMYSKSEPMAACAKEVMDEISMVGWVSGGHSAGFVPVFAIGAGSHLFSEKIDNTEIPKRIAKAAGYK, from the coding sequence ATGAAAAAGTTAATCTACACGTTATTCTTTGTCCTCATCTCCGTTGTTGCAAACGGTCAGGCAAAGTACGTATTCTATTTCATCGGAGATGGAATGGGAGTCAACCAAGTCAATGGCACAGAGATGTTCCAAGCCGAATTGCAAAACGGGCGTATCGGTGTTGAGCCACTACTGTTTACACAATTTCCGGTAGCTACTATGGCCACTACTTTTTCCGCTACAAATTCCGTTACCGATTCTGCCGCCGCAGGTACAGCACTCGCCACCGGAAAGAAAACCTACAACCATGCAATTTCCGTGAATGAAGAGAAAAATGCCATACAAACAGTAGCCGAGAAGGCTAAGAAAGCCGGTAAGAAAGTAGGTATCACCACTTCGGTCAGTGTAGACCATGCCACTCCCGCTGCATTTTATGCTCATCAACCGGATCGTAATATGTATTACGAAATCGCTCTAGACCTGCCAAAAGCTAATTTCGATTTCTACGCAGGCGGTGGTTTTCTAAAGCCAACCACTACGTTCGACAACAAAAAGGCTCCGAGCATCTTCCCTATTTTCGAAGAAGCCGGTTACACCGTAGCACGCGGTTACAATGATTACAAAGCAAAATCCCAGAATGCCGAAAAGATGATATTGATACAGGAAGAAGGAGCAAATCCTTCCTGTTTGCCTTATGCTATCGACCGTAAAGACAATGATCTGACTCTTGCCCAAATCACCGAAAGTGCTATTGACTTTCTGACTAAAGGTAAAAATAAAGGCTTTTTCTTAATGGTAGAAGGCGGAAAAATCGACTGGGCTTGCCATGCAAATGACGCAGCTACTGTATTCAATGAAGTAAAAGACATGGATAATGCTATCAAAGTAGCGTATGAATTCTACAAGAAACACCCGAAAGAAACTCTTATCGTAGTAACAGCCGATCACGAAACCGGTGGTATCGTATTAGGTACAGGCAAATATGCATTGAACCTGAAAGCACTTCAACATCAGAAACATTCTGCTGACGGCCTTTCCAAACGTATCAGCGAACTAAGAAAATCCAAAGGAAACAAAGTGACTTGGGAAGATATGAAAATATTCCTTGGTGAAGAAATGGGCTTTTGGAAACAATTCCCTATTTCTTGGGAGCAAGAAAAGAAGTTACGCGACGAATTTGAGAAGTCATTCATCAAAAACAAAGTAGTATTTGCTGAAAGTATGTATTCCAAAAGTGAACCAATGGCTGCATGTGCCAAAGAAGTAATGGACGAAATCTCCATGGTAGGCTGGGTAAGCGGCGGCCATTCAGCAGGTTTTGTTCCTGTATTCGCTATCGGGGCAGGTTCTCACTTGTTCAGTGAAAAAATAGACAATACGGAGATTCCCAAAAGAATTGCTAAAGCGGCAGGGTACAAATAA